Proteins from one Paenibacillus amylolyticus genomic window:
- a CDS encoding nucleoside hydrolase yields the protein MTNQLNVYFNHDGGVDDLVSLFMLLQMDNVHVTGVSVIPADGYLEPATDASRKIIDRFGTYSVEVSKSNSRGKNPFPPAWRLHSFYVDALPVLNESGKMEAPLSAIPAHQHLIEKVRNTEGKTLLLFTGPLTDLARALDEAPDIEEKIDKLVWMGGTFERGNVEEPEHDGTAEWNVFWDPEAAYRVWQSGIQIDLVALESTNKVPLTPAVRNRWAAERRFEGVDFLGNCYAGCPPLVYSETNSTYYLWDVLTTASVGREDIVKKKTVNCIVIPDGPSQGRTVEQADGRPVQLVYDTDPEAFFTYMTDLGKKLLRSATNSGSR from the coding sequence ATGACGAACCAACTTAATGTGTATTTCAACCATGACGGCGGCGTAGATGACCTCGTATCGCTGTTCATGCTTCTGCAAATGGACAATGTACATGTAACCGGGGTATCGGTTATTCCGGCAGACGGATATCTGGAGCCAGCAACAGATGCCAGCCGTAAAATCATCGATCGTTTCGGTACATATTCCGTAGAGGTATCCAAATCCAACTCCAGAGGAAAAAATCCATTCCCTCCGGCGTGGAGATTGCATTCCTTCTATGTAGATGCACTTCCTGTACTGAACGAATCCGGCAAAATGGAAGCGCCACTCTCTGCCATTCCGGCACACCAGCATCTGATCGAGAAAGTGCGCAATACCGAAGGCAAAACGTTGCTCCTGTTCACAGGCCCGCTGACTGACCTTGCGCGTGCACTGGACGAAGCACCAGACATTGAAGAGAAAATCGACAAACTGGTATGGATGGGCGGCACATTCGAGCGTGGTAATGTAGAAGAGCCTGAGCATGACGGCACAGCGGAATGGAACGTATTCTGGGACCCGGAAGCGGCTTACCGTGTATGGCAGAGTGGCATCCAGATCGATCTGGTTGCACTGGAAAGCACGAACAAAGTACCTCTGACTCCAGCCGTTCGTAACCGTTGGGCAGCAGAGCGTCGCTTCGAAGGCGTGGACTTCCTGGGGAACTGTTACGCAGGTTGTCCGCCACTGGTGTACAGTGAGACAAATTCCACGTATTATCTGTGGGATGTGCTGACAACGGCTTCCGTTGGACGCGAGGACATCGTGAAGAAGAAAACGGTCAACTGTATTGTCATTCCGGATGGTCCTAGCCAGGGCCGCACGGTGGAGCAAGCAGACGGACGTCCAGTACAACTGGTGTATGATACCGATCCGGAAGCGTTCTTTACGTACATGACGGATTTGGGTAAAAAGCTGCTCCGCAGCGCTACTAATTCAGGCAGCCGTTAG
- a CDS encoding methyl-accepting chemotaxis protein: protein MNSLFMRIFLFFSCLMLAAGAVLGITMYRSSAQLVEQSMGMQAQAVAERAAALIDTSLYAPLSTGQNETAYYGTLREQLSQLREANGLKYLYTLGTREVNGAATYFYVVDGAAADVAEDDFSPYGSAEETLYEGMLQAFEQNEPIRGELTQDDYGATITAYVPIHGADGKVLGLVGADLDSTAVYELMSRNRMTMIWTALAIVLLSVLLVYGFAHYLTRPLVKLKKLIAEVGKGDLTVNVELGRKDEVGQLASEFKHLVTGTRDVMTGIRQSSDSLLQAAEGVSKHSQTTAEASQRIAEHTTHTASGAAEQVARAGEVTVAMEEITRSMQHIANSSSMVADVSQETTNNAVQGQANINTAMDSMDKIHQANVQMVASTTQLEQYSDKIESVAHLMKGIASQTNLLALNASIEAARAGEYGSGFAVVASEVRKLAGESEQSSQHVTELIAEMTRQTALLSEHMSASTSAVQSGLTVVQEAGRSFTSIHTGIETINERLHEVSAASEQLSASAEEVSASVEDMEHISRESSSSIQQVSHATGSQLQSMDEMHASAESLRVLSSELNGLISRFKI from the coding sequence ATGAACAGTTTGTTTATGCGGATCTTTTTATTCTTTTCCTGTCTGATGCTGGCCGCGGGTGCGGTTCTTGGCATTACGATGTACCGTTCATCGGCCCAACTGGTCGAGCAGTCCATGGGCATGCAGGCACAGGCTGTGGCCGAACGGGCAGCAGCATTGATTGATACCTCCCTGTACGCACCACTCAGTACAGGACAGAACGAAACAGCGTATTATGGCACATTGCGTGAGCAGCTCAGCCAGCTGCGGGAGGCCAATGGACTCAAGTATCTGTACACACTCGGTACACGCGAAGTAAATGGGGCAGCTACATATTTCTACGTTGTGGATGGAGCAGCTGCCGATGTGGCAGAAGATGACTTCTCCCCTTACGGTTCCGCAGAAGAGACCCTTTACGAGGGTATGTTACAGGCTTTTGAGCAGAATGAACCTATTCGAGGCGAACTCACCCAGGATGACTATGGAGCTACCATTACAGCGTATGTGCCCATCCATGGGGCTGACGGGAAAGTGCTGGGGTTAGTCGGTGCGGATCTGGACTCCACTGCGGTGTATGAACTGATGTCTCGCAACCGTATGACCATGATCTGGACGGCTTTGGCTATTGTGCTGCTCAGTGTTTTGCTCGTATATGGATTCGCTCACTACTTGACTCGACCGTTGGTGAAGCTGAAAAAGTTAATTGCTGAAGTGGGAAAAGGGGACCTGACCGTCAACGTCGAACTTGGACGAAAGGACGAGGTGGGACAACTTGCTTCGGAGTTTAAACATCTGGTTACAGGTACCCGAGATGTCATGACAGGTATCCGCCAAAGCTCCGATTCTCTGCTACAGGCTGCAGAAGGTGTATCAAAACATTCGCAGACGACCGCCGAAGCGAGTCAGCGTATTGCCGAGCATACCACTCATACGGCCAGTGGAGCTGCCGAACAGGTGGCACGAGCAGGCGAAGTCACCGTAGCCATGGAAGAGATTACGCGCAGCATGCAGCATATTGCGAATTCTTCTTCAATGGTTGCGGATGTTTCTCAGGAAACGACCAATAATGCCGTGCAAGGTCAGGCCAACATTAACACGGCAATGGATAGCATGGACAAAATTCATCAGGCGAACGTGCAGATGGTAGCCTCCACCACTCAGCTAGAGCAGTACTCTGATAAAATTGAGTCGGTGGCACATCTAATGAAGGGGATCGCTTCCCAGACCAATCTGCTCGCACTTAATGCGAGCATCGAAGCGGCTCGTGCAGGAGAATATGGCAGCGGGTTCGCAGTGGTTGCATCAGAGGTTCGCAAACTTGCGGGGGAATCGGAGCAATCGTCCCAGCATGTAACCGAACTGATTGCCGAGATGACACGCCAAACTGCCCTGTTGTCGGAACATATGTCAGCCAGCACATCCGCAGTCCAGTCCGGTCTCACTGTCGTGCAGGAGGCAGGCCGCTCGTTCACTTCCATCCATACCGGAATTGAGACGATCAATGAACGGCTGCACGAAGTATCCGCAGCATCCGAACAGCTGTCTGCCAGTGCTGAAGAAGTATCTGCTTCCGTGGAGGATATGGAACATATCTCGCGTGAATCCTCTTCAAGTATCCAGCAGGTGTCGCATGCTACCGGAAGTCAGCTGCAATCCATGGATGAGATGCACGCATCCGCAGAATCTCTGCGGGTACTGTCCAGTGAGCTGAACGGATTGATAAGTCGATTTAAAATATAG
- a CDS encoding DUF3105 domain-containing protein, translating to MAVSIVTLGLFFLQGAGTKYNVADLDADATIDVTDDKYYGAEHTEDPIQYEMKIPTSGPHNPHDIKFGFYTDFPGYNYLVHNLEHGDIIIYYRENASEDLKEHLKYLVKFREAGAGILAVPNKDIPEGSEVVVTAWTKTMKLDQFDDAKVGTFINRYINQGPEKIPASVRQGGGTM from the coding sequence ATGGCTGTGTCGATTGTTACGCTTGGTCTGTTCTTCCTGCAGGGTGCAGGGACAAAATATAATGTAGCCGATCTGGATGCCGATGCGACCATTGATGTGACGGACGATAAATACTATGGGGCAGAGCATACAGAGGACCCCATCCAGTATGAAATGAAGATCCCAACTTCTGGGCCCCATAATCCGCATGATATCAAGTTTGGATTTTACACCGACTTCCCGGGCTATAATTATCTGGTGCACAATCTGGAGCATGGGGATATCATCATCTATTATCGTGAGAATGCAAGCGAGGACTTGAAGGAGCATCTGAAATACCTCGTCAAATTCCGTGAAGCCGGAGCAGGTATACTGGCCGTGCCCAACAAGGACATTCCCGAAGGCAGTGAAGTCGTCGTGACCGCTTGGACCAAAACGATGAAGCTCGATCAATTCGATGATGCCAAAGTCGGTACTTTTATCAATAGATATATTAATCAGGGACCTGAGAAGATTCCTGCCTCTGTTCGCCAGGGCGGCGGAACGATGTAA